Part of the Gammaproteobacteria bacterium genome, AAAGTCGAAGATGCGGGACCCGTCATAACTCAGGATGACATCACCGGGCCGGATCCCTGCCTGCTCCGCCGGGGAGCCGGCAATCACCGAGGTGACCGAGACCCGATTGTCCTGTCCCGCGGAGAAAAGATATCGATCGTAACCGGATTCGCCGATCTCCTGTCGCAGACTTGGCGTGTCGGCATTCAGCTCACGCAACTCATCGAAGAACCGCTCGGTCCCGAGGGATCCTTCCCGCGCGGCCCGGTCGCGCAACTCCAGGCGCCTCATCTCGCGCTCGTCCTGCCGGCGGACGATCTCGCCCGCCGTATCCGGACTCACGCCGGCATCGATCAGTCCAGCCACGGTCGGACCGTCTGCATCCGAATTCGCCTCTTGATCGTCATCGACTCCGTCATGGGTCTGCTCGTTCCACGATGACGCATCCGCGGCGTGCAGATCGGCAAACCGGTTCTCGAGCGACGCGATGCGCGCCCGCATGGCATCGACTTCACTGCGCAACGATCGGATCCGTTCGGTCTGGAAGTCATCCCCTGTCTTCACCTGCCGCACGTCCGGAGCCTCGATGGCTGCGTCGTTCGGGATCCATTCGATCGCGGAAACCGGAGCCGGGCCTGAGGGTTCCGGCGCCCCGCCGGACGGATCCGGCTCTCCCTGCACGGGGCCCCGTCCGCCCAGTGCCAGCGAACCGAAGAGCGTCCCGGCAAGGAAGGCAAGTGCCAGATAGATAGCGGATCCTTTCACGTCGATCTCCGGATCGGGAAGGGGAGAAACCCAGATGATTGAGCTTTATGACATCCTCTGCCCGGGCAAGTTTCCAGGGCACCGTACTCGCTGAGGGTCTGACCACCAGCGCGTGAATCACCGGTTACGAGTCCGGTCTCGGGAACCGGGAGTCTGGCAGCCAGGTGCTCTGGCGATTCCGCGACACATCCTGGTCAGTCCTTGACAGGCGGGAAATAATTCCTAGATTAACTTGCGCTCTTTTTCGTCGAGTGCCAATGGGATCGGCCATACCGGTCCGCAGGACCGGGGTCGACAGGTACGCGCAATGCAACTCAACGCGGGCCGCGGCCCGCCTCACAGTCACAGGGGGTATGAAGATGTTCGAAAACCTCACCGGCCTCGAAGGTGGCCTTTTCAGTGACCTCAGGCGAATGCAGCAGGACCTGGAGGAGATATTCGGCGGGCGGACCTCACCGACCGGCATCCGCTCCGTTGCGCGCGGCAGCTACCCGCCCATCAACGTCGGTGTGACGTCCGAAGGTGTGGATGTGTATCTCTTTGCCGCGGGTCTCGATCCGAAGACACTGGACATCTCCCTGCAACAGAACCTGCTTACCATCGCCGGCGAACGCACGGTAGATATGCCCGATAGCGCCCAATATTATCGGCGGGAGCGGTTCAGCGGCCCCTTCCGGCGGACGATTTCGCTACCGGAGGATGTAGATCCCGACAGGGTCGAAGCCCGGTATGTCGACGGGATCCTGCACGTCGCTATTCAGCGACGCGAGACCTCTTGGCCGCGGCAGATCGAAGTCAAGTAGTGAGGAGGAATACAGACCATGAGTGACGAAACCGACATGACGACCCGCGAATCCGGACAGGTAGAGAAGAAGCCTGAGAACGTCCAGACATTGCGCCCGCCGGTGAACATCTTCGAGGACGCGGACGGCATCACCCTGGAGGCGGACCTGCCCGGCGTGTCGAAGGATCGACTGCAGATCCAGGTGGACAACGACTCGCTGCTCATCGAAGGCGACGTCCAGTTCACCATGCGCGAGGGGATGGAGGCCCTCTACGCCGACGTGCACGCGACGCGCTACAGCCGGACCTTCGCATTGAGCCGTGAACTGGAGACCGAAGGCATCGACGCCAGTCTGAGAGACGGCGTGCTGATCCTGCGTATCCCCAAACGAGCGGAGGTTCGCCCCCGTAAGATCGAGGTGCGCGTCGACTAGCGGCCTATCGCTTTGCGACGGGCGGACCTGGCGCGGTGCGGTACCGGGTCCGTCCGTCGCATGCGCCAGACAAGATCACCACCGGTAACCCACCGCCGCCCGCGAGGGAAACCCGTATCCCCGGGTACGCGCAGGGCCGCGCCCTGCTCTGGGGACAGGGCGCGGCCAACGTGCCGGATCGCCGAATTCGCAGTTGAGGAAATCGCCCGCGAGCACGCCGTCCGCAACGGCCTGGTCTGCGTCGAATCGGCCGTGACGGCAGCCATCGACGCGCTCGCGCAGATCCTTCGTGAGGCCGACAACGAATATCTGCGCGACCGGGAAGAGGACCTGAGAGACCTGCGAGCCTGTACGGGTGTAGTCGGTGAGTTG contains:
- a CDS encoding Hsp20/alpha crystallin family protein, whose protein sequence is MSDETDMTTRESGQVEKKPENVQTLRPPVNIFEDADGITLEADLPGVSKDRLQIQVDNDSLLIEGDVQFTMREGMEALYADVHATRYSRTFALSRELETEGIDASLRDGVLILRIPKRAEVRPRKIEVRVD
- a CDS encoding Hsp20/alpha crystallin family protein produces the protein MFENLTGLEGGLFSDLRRMQQDLEEIFGGRTSPTGIRSVARGSYPPINVGVTSEGVDVYLFAAGLDPKTLDISLQQNLLTIAGERTVDMPDSAQYYRRERFSGPFRRTISLPEDVDPDRVEARYVDGILHVAIQRRETSWPRQIEVK
- a CDS encoding PDZ domain-containing protein, with translation MKGSAIYLALAFLAGTLFGSLALGGRGPVQGEPDPSGGAPEPSGPAPVSAIEWIPNDAAIEAPDVRQVKTGDDFQTERIRSLRSEVDAMRARIASLENRFADLHAADASSWNEQTHDGVDDDQEANSDADGPTVAGLIDAGVSPDTAGEIVRRQDEREMRRLELRDRAAREGSLGTERFFDELRELNADTPSLRQEIGESGYDRYLFSAGQDNRVSVTSVIAGSPAEQAGIRPGDVILSYDGSRIFDF